In Quercus robur chromosome 10, dhQueRobu3.1, whole genome shotgun sequence, a genomic segment contains:
- the LOC126704197 gene encoding (+)-cis,trans-nepetalactol synthase NEPS1-like, with translation MTDSTTPKNKLEGKVAIVTGGASGMGEATARLFASHGARAVVIADVQDEKGQNVAASIGPNICSYVHCDVSDEEQVKTLVDSTVKTYGRLDIMFSNAGMARATRTCEQTVFDIDLSAYDKIMAVNARGMVACVKHAVNAMVEGHVRGSIICTASVVASRGTKNTIDYTMSKHAVLGLVRSASLQVGSYGIRVNCVSPGSVGTQLMKDMLKTEDDEEANKAVESTSNLKGGVLMPKNVGDAVVFLASEDSQFVTGHNLEVHAGFKFRDD, from the coding sequence ATGACAGACTCCACAACTCCAAAGAACAAGCTCGAAGGCAAGGTGGCCATAGTCACTGGCGGAGCAAGCGGCATGGGCGAGGCCACAGCTCGCCTTTTCGCCTCTCACGGTGCAAGAGCCGTCGTCATTGCCGACGTCCAAGACGAGAAGGGCCAAAACGTCGCTGCATCTATCGGCCCCAACATATGTAGCTATGTCCACTGTGACGTCAGCGACGAGGAACAGGTGAAAACATTGGTAGACTCCACAGTCAAAACGTACGGACGCCTTGACATCATGTTCAGCAACGCGGGCATGGCTCGAGCAACCCGCACGTGCGAGCAGACCGTGTTCGACATAGACTTGTCGGCTTACGACAAGATCATGGCGGTTAACGCACGTGGGATGGTGGCGTGCGTGAAGCATGCGGTGAACGCGATGGTGGAAGGGCATGTGAGGGGGAGCATAATATGCACAGCGAGCGTGGTGGCGAGTCGTGGTACCAAAAACACTATCGACTATACCATGTCGAAGCACGCAGTGTTAGGGTTAGTGAGGTCGGCGAGCTTGCAGGTGGGTTCATATGGGATACGCGTAAATTGTGTTTCACCGGGGTCAGTCGGGACGCAATTGATGAAGGACATGTTGAAAACGGAAGATGATGAAGAGGCGAATAAGGCGGTAGAGTCAACTTCAAACTTGAAAGGTGGGGTGCTGATGCCAAAAAATGTGGGAGATGCTGTGGTGTTTCTTGCTTCTGAGGATTCCCAGTTTGTCACTGGCCATAATTTGGAGGTTCATGCTGGGTTTAAATTTAGAGATGACTAG
- the LOC126704195 gene encoding uncharacterized protein LOC126704195, translating to MESNPDSAALAQQVQALTATIEELTKQNQEMKLRLQQIQQAQKDESRSKGNLEGEGDSHRRGTPQRPATPNEQNSDLLRRMRKEMNERRSAIKEKTDRSVDKMVRATDSPFTAAVLECPVPSKFRLPQLKPFDGLKDPQDHLNTFKTTLGLQQPPDEILCHSFLTTLKGPAREWFTKLQTLSIDNFDQLSSAFLHHFIGGQRPKRPVDYLLTVKQGEKETLRSYVQRFTRETLEVDEADDKVQLTTFKAGLRSRDLVASLAKNPPKTMAEMLLKAQKYMNAEDALAAIKDNEKPGDKAKREDDRKGQKRDRPDRRNNDGNRRKDDKNPRTVRFTPLVMPVDKIFTQIKDEHYLKWPRPLHSSPNVRDKNKYCRFHKDHSHNMEDCRDLKE from the coding sequence atggaatccaacccagaCTCAGCAGCCTTGGCCCAACAAGTTCAAGCCCTTAcagccaccattgaagaactcactaaacaaaaccaggaaatgaagctacgACTCCAGCAGATTCAACAGGCCCAAAAGGACGAAAGCCGGTCCAAGGGTAACTTGGAGGGAGAAGGGGATAGCCACAGGAGAGGTACCCCCCAAAGGCCAGCTACCCCGAACGAACAGAACTCAGATCTTCTTCGAagaatgaggaaagagatgaaCGAACGAAGGAGCGCCATCAAAGAGAAGACGGACCGGAGTGTAGACAAAATGGTAAGGGCTACGGATTCACCCTTCACCGCAGCGGTACTTGAATGCCCCGTACCGTCAAAGTTCCGTTTACCTCAATTAAAGCCATTCGACGGACTCAAGGACCCTcaggatcatcttaatacctttaaAACGACTCTGGGTCTTCAacaaccacctgacgagatacTATGTCATTCCTTCCTAACCACTCTCAAAGGACCTGCAAGAGAATGGTTCACGAAGTTGCAGACCTTGTCCATAGACAACTTCGATCAATTAAGCAGTGCCTTCTTACACCATTTCATAGGGGGGCAACGTCCAAAAAGGCCGGTAGACTACTTACTTACCGTAAAGcagggagagaaggaaactCTGAGGTCATATGTCCAACGATTCACCCGGGAGACTTTGGAGGTGGACGAAGCCGATGACAAGGTGCAGCTGACGACCTTCAAAGCAGGGCTGAGGTCCAGAGATCTTGTGGCCTCCCTCGCTAAGAATCCCCCAAAGACGATGGCAGAAATGCTTCTGAAggcacagaagtacatgaatgctgaagacGCTTTAGCTGCCATAAAGGATAATGAGAAGCCAGGCGACAAGGCCAAGAGGGAAGACGATCGCAAGGGGCAGAAGAGAGATCGACCAGATCGTCGGAACAACGACGGGAATAGGAGGAAAGATGATAAAAATCCTCGGACGGTAAGATTTACTCCTCTAGTCATGCCTGTTGACAAGattttcacgcagatcaaggacgagcattatctcaaatggcctAGACCATTGCACTCATCCCCTAATGTCCGTGACAAGAATAAGTACTGCCGGTTCCACAAGGATCATAGCCACAACATGGAAGATTGCAGGGACCTGAAGGAGTAG